A region of Salirhabdus salicampi DNA encodes the following proteins:
- a CDS encoding histidine phosphatase family protein has product MTRIGLIRHGITEWNSLGKAQGVSDIPLNETGRKQASDIGDRLLLEERWDILITSDLSRAIETANIIGSKIGLPISHIDKRVREINCGEIEGTTEEQRIKKWGSEWRNIELGMEKFEDVSNRGVDFLNDIACTNEGKRILVVSHGALIGLTLQKLLPQKFPQTYIDNTSITILNKKEDKWKCALYNCTRHLN; this is encoded by the coding sequence ATGACAAGAATAGGACTAATTAGGCACGGAATAACTGAATGGAATTCCTTGGGTAAGGCTCAAGGTGTAAGTGATATTCCTTTAAATGAAACTGGCAGAAAGCAAGCCTCTGACATTGGTGATAGGCTTCTTCTTGAAGAACGGTGGGATATACTCATTACGAGTGACTTATCAAGGGCAATTGAAACCGCGAATATTATTGGTAGTAAAATTGGATTGCCCATTAGTCATATTGATAAAAGGGTACGAGAAATAAATTGTGGAGAAATTGAAGGGACTACGGAAGAACAAAGGATCAAAAAGTGGGGTAGTGAGTGGCGTAATATAGAACTTGGAATGGAAAAGTTTGAAGATGTATCTAATAGAGGTGTAGATTTCTTGAATGATATTGCTTGCACAAATGAAGGGAAACGAATATTGGTAGTCAGCCACGGTGCTTTAATTGGATTGACCTTACAAAAGTTACTCCCTCAGAAATTCCCGCAAACCTATATTGATAATACTTCAATTACTATTTTAAATAAAAAAGAAGATAAATGGAAGTGTGCTTTATATAACTGTACTCGACATTTGAATTGA
- a CDS encoding DinB family protein, with product MNCGSVFHQIEVAVNTIIQIIEDLEEKDLQKRPTPNKHSIGEILEHLAIICEADWRISNEVSEEEMADFYSGVSYKTLDSIKNGLLTNFSSLKSNYKNMSDEELMSETTSYWGLTYTRYEWLLEVLAHVYHHRGQLHAMLVHCYEKDPNILMFE from the coding sequence ATGAATTGTGGAAGTGTATTCCATCAAATAGAAGTAGCTGTTAATACAATAATTCAAATTATCGAAGATTTAGAAGAAAAAGATCTACAAAAAAGACCTACTCCCAACAAACATTCAATTGGAGAGATATTAGAGCATTTAGCAATAATCTGTGAAGCAGATTGGCGTATTTCCAATGAAGTATCGGAAGAAGAAATGGCAGATTTCTATTCGGGAGTATCGTATAAAACTTTGGATTCAATAAAAAATGGTTTACTTACAAATTTTAGTTCATTAAAAAGTAATTATAAGAATATGTCCGACGAAGAACTTATGTCGGAAACTACTTCGTATTGGGGTTTGACTTACACAAGATACGAATGGCTGTTAGAGGTTTTAGCTCACGTTTATCATCATAGAGGACAATTACACGCTATGCTTGTTCATTGTTATGAAAAAGACCCTAACATCTTAATGTTTGAATAA
- a CDS encoding 2-phosphoglycerate kinase gives MVILISAVSGTGKTLMAQKLLDKYHISYLSIDHLKMGLYRGDKNCGFTPLDSNEVIGDKLWPILKGIIMTNIENEQHIIIEGCYILPHYMKGFDINYSDKIIPVFLGFSTNYIQENYETKIVKHRNAIELRNWPEEITIKELIKEHKEFKTKCLQAGVRYFEIENDYDKEILNVYDYIEAEKRRIKPL, from the coding sequence ATGGTTATTTTAATAAGTGCTGTAAGTGGTACTGGTAAAACCTTGATGGCTCAAAAGTTACTAGACAAATATCATATTTCTTATCTTTCTATAGACCATTTAAAAATGGGCTTGTACAGAGGAGATAAAAATTGTGGATTTACACCACTAGATAGTAACGAAGTCATTGGAGATAAACTCTGGCCAATATTAAAAGGGATCATTATGACAAATATCGAGAATGAACAACATATCATTATTGAAGGATGCTATATATTGCCTCATTATATGAAGGGCTTTGACATCAATTATTCAGATAAAATCATTCCAGTATTTTTAGGTTTTTCGACGAATTATATTCAAGAAAACTACGAAACAAAAATAGTGAAACATAGGAATGCTATTGAACTCCGTAATTGGCCCGAAGAAATAACGATAAAAGAACTAATCAAGGAACATAAAGAATTTAAAACAAAATGTTTACAAGCAGGTGTTAGGTATTTTGAAATTGAAAACGACTATGACAAAGAAATATTGAATGTTTATGACTATATAGAGGCTGAAAAAAGGAGAATTAAACCTTTATAA